The Candidatus Eisenbacteria bacterium nucleotide sequence GGCGCTCGTGTACGCCGAGGCGGCGCTCGCGGCGGAGCCGACGAATCATCGCTACTGGGTACGGGCGGGGACGATCCTCTACAACCTCGGCCGCCACGAGGAGGCGATCGCGCGGCTCACGGAAGCGATCCGGCGCGGATCGAGGCGCGCGGAGGCCTACAACAACCTCGGGCTCTCCTTCATGCGAACGAATCGCCCCTCGCTGGCCATCCCGCACTTCCGCTCCGCCGTGGCGGCGGACTCGACGCGTCCCGACTACCCGCAGAACCTCGGCGTGGCGCTCTTCCAGAGCGGCCAGGTGGATTCCGCTCGCGAGGTGTGGACGGCGGTGCTGGAGCGGTGGCCGGACTTTCCGCTGACGAGAAGGTCGATGGAGCGGTTCCGGGAGACTCCTACGCCGTCACCGGCTCCCGTGCGGGGTCCCCGAGGAGCGTGAGCACGTCCTCGATCTGGCGGTGTCCGAGGGAGAGCAGGAAGCTCGCGTTGCGTCCGTAGCTCTTCGCGCCCAGGACGAAGAACCCGGGCTCGGGATTGCGGAGGGATTCGGGCCCATGGGACACCTGGGAGAGGCAGTCCCCGGCGTGCGCGGACGACGCAATGCCCGCGCTCAGAATGGCCGCCGCGAGCTTCATCGGTCCCTCCGACGCGTAGCAGTGATGGATCTGCAGCTCTCTCGTGATCGAGAGATCGGGGCGATATCCGACGAGCGCGAGCACGCGATCGACCTCCAGCGTCCTCGCGTCGCCGGCGCCCGACACCGTCACCCGCAGCGATCCCGAGCCGGAGCGCTCGTAGGAGAGGACGGTCGCGCCCCGGTGCGTCGTGATCCAGGGCGACGAGCGCGCGATCCGGTTGGCCTCGGCCGCGAGCTCGCGGCGGGCCGGCAGCGGATCGCCCTCGACCTCCACGAAGGGCTCGGCTCTCCCGCGGTCGCGACGGATCCACTCCACGCGCTCCGGAGCGGCGTCCCGATCGCGCGAGAGCTCGTCGAACATCCGAAGCGCCGTCGCCGCAGAGTGCCCGTCTCCGACGAGCAGTACGCGGCGGCCCGCGACCCGCTCCCGAAGATCGGAGAGCGTCGGCGGGAGGTGCCGGTCGATGGCGTCCCCCACGCGATCCTCTCCCAGCGCGGGCAGGGCGCCGGGCCCCGTGCCGTTCGGCTGGCCGTAGATGCCGGACGCGTCGATCACGACGTCCGCCCGTTCGAAGCGCGTCTCGCCTCCCGGAGCCTCGATCCGGAGCAGGAATTCACTTCCCTCCCGGGTGGCGTCCGCGCCCGCTCGGCTCGATCCGGTCTTCGTGAACCCGTCGCGGCCCACGTGTGTCACGCGAGCGCGCTCGCGTATGCCGTCCCGGAGCTCCGGCAGCGAGGCCATGGGAGCGAGATACGAGGAGACAAGGTCACGGGCGCGGAGGAGCGCCCCCTCGGGCGGCACCTCGTGTCCGGACGCGCGCAGCCGGTCCCGCCCGAGCGGGGTCGAGGTCATGCCGAACGGCGTGAAGAGGACGGTGTCCCCGTACCGGAGCAGGTGCTCGCCGACCTGTCCCGCATCGTAGACGGCGACGCGCCAACCCCGGGTGACGGCCAGGAGCGCGGCCTCCACGCCGATCGGCCCGGCGCCGATGATCGCGAGGCGCCGCGGTCCGGTGGCCGCGGCGGCGGTGGACGGCGCGCTCGCGCTACGAGCCGGATTCACGGTCCTCACCTTCCTGAACCGCTCGCACGCGCCTCGCGCGCTCCTCGAGCCCTGCCCGGCGATCGGGATCCTCCTCCAGCAACGCTTCCTGGGTGAGGAGATCGGCGTACGCGACCGCGGCTTCGCGGTACCCGAGGAGCCGCGCGGCGGTCCGCTCGTCCACGCGCCGGATCAGCTCTCCCCGGGAGCCGAGGAGCGTCGCGTACGCGTTCTCCAGCTCCGCGTGAGCTTCCTCGACGCGTCCCGAGACCCGGAGCCCCACGACGTGCGCGAGCATCGCGGCGACCGCCTGGAGCTGGCGAAGAAGGAAGTCCTCTCGCCGCAGCGGGGCCATGTCACCCGAGCCCCAGGTGCTCCAGCTCCTCCTCGTCGAACCCGAGGTAGTGCCCGTATTCGTGGAGGAGCGTGATCTTGATCTCGCGCGCGACTTCCCGCCGGTTCCTTCCGGCGCGCTCGAGGTTTCGCTGGAAGAGGAGCACCACGTCGGGATAGCCGGACGGGGCCGAGACCTTGTCCCCCACCGGCGAGCCCACGAAGAGCCCGAGCACGTCGGGCGTGATGTGCGGCGCGCGGTCAGCGATCTCGGCCGTGGGCTTGGGCTCCACGATCACGGGCACCGATGCGACCGTCTCCCGGATCACCGGAGGGAGCGACTCGAGGACCGTGTCGAGGATCTCGCGAAAGTCGGACTCGCTGGTGCGGATCGGGAGCGGATACTCGCTCGGAGCGAGGCGGTGCGCCTCGGCGAAGAGGCGATCGGCCTCCTCGAACCGCCCCGCGGCCTCCCGCACGCGCGCTTCGAGATCGGCGCGGTCCGGGTCGTCCTGTCCGTCCGCGGGGCGCATCGCGTCGAGCACCTGGAAGGCCTCCTCGGTGCGCCAGAGGGCGTGGAGCGCCTCGACGCGTCCGAGGGACGCGCCCCAGTGCTCCGCGTCCTCCTCGAGCGCCTCGTCGAAGCAGGCGAGCGCGCGCTCGAAGTCCCCCGCGTCGAGCGCTTCGTCGCCTTGGTCGATCCAGGCCTCGATCCGCTCGATGGAGCTCATGACCTCTAGCCCGTCGCCGATTCTTCGGGCTTCGAGCCGCGGATCG carries:
- a CDS encoding metallopeptidase family protein, which gives rise to MSSIERIEAWIDQGDEALDAGDFERALACFDEALEEDAEHWGASLGRVEALHALWRTEEAFQVLDAMRPADGQDDPDRADLEARVREAAGRFEEADRLFAEAHRLAPSEYPLPIRTSESDFREILDTVLESLPPVIRETVASVPVIVEPKPTAEIADRAPHITPDVLGLFVGSPVGDKVSAPSGYPDVVLLFQRNLERAGRNRREVAREIKITLLHEYGHYLGFDEEELEHLGLG